CAACCAGCAAGTTGCGCAGGAAATATTGGAAGATGCAGGAATTATTGTCGATATCGCAAGCAATGGGAAGGAAGCGATAGAAACTCTTGAGAACAACGTTTACGACGCAATCCTCATGGACATTCAAATGCCGGAGATGGACGGTTTTCAAGCAGTCAAGATAATTCGCAACCGACCAAAGATTAAAGATATTCCGATCATTGCTATGACAGCTCATGCATTAGTAGGAGACAAGGAGAAAAGTCTGCTTATGGGGATGGACGACCATATAACTAAACCTATTGACCCGGATCTTCTCATAGAAACACTATCCAAATGGCTTCCGAAGAAGACAAACCATTCAGGCAGGTCTCCCGAGAGGCCTCAGTTTCCTGATGGCCAAGCCACCGACATTCCAAATCTTCCAGGAATCGATACTGAAAAAGGAATGCACAGAGTTCGGGGGAATACAAAATTATACTTAAAACTACTTGGCGACTTTGCAAAAAACAGCTCAGACAAACAAACGGAGCTGTTGGAATCGATAACAAACAAGACGTACGTAAACACTCGTGCTATGGCTCATAGTATGAAAGGTGTAGCCGGTAACCTTGGCATCGATAATCTGCACGGAATCCTTCAGGAAATGGAAGCTCTATCAGAACAGGAAACGGACATTGGAGAACCGATCATTCAAAAGTTTAAAGATGAAATTCAACGTGTTGCAAAGGGAATACTGGAGTTTTTACCCCAACAGGATGAAGACACGACAATTGCTGTTTCGATCAATGTAAAAACCATCAACAACCTGCGTCCGGAGTTGGAGAAGATTGCGGACCTCCTGGAACAGCATGACGTAGAGGCTAAAGCTATCTTTGCAACATTGAAGCCGTCCTTGGCTCAGGCTGCTCCTGTAGAGACAGCCGAATTAGCCGGTCTTCTGGATAGGTTCGATTTCGCGAAAGCGCATCAAAAAATCAAAGAACTTTTTCAGCAATGTCAAGAGATGGAGTAGCGATATGGAAAAAGCGCGCGTGCTGATAGTTGATGATATGTCTGTAAATATTGAAATGCTAAGTGAACTGCTTTCCACCGAATACCGTGTAAGCGTTGCGCTAAATGGGTTTGATGCTATTGAGCTGGCTACATCCGCCCCCATGCCGGACCTCATCCTGCTGGACATAATGATGCCCGGTATTGATGGATATCAGGTATGTAAAATTCTCAAAGAGAATGAAGATTCTCGCAATATTCCTGTTATTTTTGTGACTTCAAGGTCCGAAGTACAAAGTGAGGAAAAAGGATTTGAATTCGGAGCGGTCGATTACGTGGTTAAACCATTCAACCCGGCTGTTGTTCTCGCGAGGGTGAAGACACATATCGCATTGTATAATCAAACAAGACTACTGCAGAATCTGATCAAAGAGCGGACAGCCGAACTTGAAAAAGCCAAAAATGAAGCTGTAATGGCAAACAAGGCAAAAAGTAATTTTCTGGCTAATATGAGCCATGAATTGCGTACTCCTCTGAACGGAATCATGGGAATGACACAAATCCTGATTAATTCCAACCCATCAAAAGAAAACAGAGAATTTCTTGAAGATGCCCACCAATCGTCGACACATCTGCTTGATATGGTAAATGACCTGCTCGAAATATCTAATGTAGAAGCTGGAAAAATTAAACTTTCTCCTTGCGATTTCAATGTGCGCAGCAGTCTTAAAGGTATTGTTGCCCACTATAGCAATCGGGCAACAGAGAAGGGTCTTAAGTTGACCTTCAATATAGAAGATGACTTTCCAATAGTTCTCAACGCCGATATAACAAGAATCAGGCAGGTCCTGATAAACCTGCTCAATAATGCTATTCAGTTCACTGAACAAGGTTCCATTGATATCTCCGTCTCAGCAGTCTCCGACAG
Above is a genomic segment from Maridesulfovibrio sp. containing:
- a CDS encoding ATP-binding protein, coding for MEKARVLIVDDMSVNIEMLSELLSTEYRVSVALNGFDAIELATSAPMPDLILLDIMMPGIDGYQVCKILKENEDSRNIPVIFVTSRSEVQSEEKGFEFGAVDYVVKPFNPAVVLARVKTHIALYNQTRLLQNLIKERTAELEKAKNEAVMANKAKSNFLANMSHELRTPLNGIMGMTQILINSNPSKENREFLEDAHQSSTHLLDMVNDLLEISNVEAGKIKLSPCDFNVRSSLKGIVAHYSNRATEKGLKLTFNIEDDFPIVLNADITRIRQVLINLLNNAIQFTEQGSIDISVSAVSDRHDTVKMYFTIADTGIGIAKDQHEKIFEPFTIGEDYMTKRYGGAGLGLSISKHIVTLMEGNLWLESSVGNKTVFSFFVPCRKAT